A genomic window from Corynebacterium fournieri includes:
- a CDS encoding carboxylesterase/lipase family protein — protein MTAAEHPVADTTAGKVRGVVDERSGMRTWRGVPFGASTASTGRFRAPQPAQRWQGLYDASSFAPPAMQGTFGWRDMVIGTEDCLTLDIVRPDTDEELPVVVYFHGGTFVTGASHEKVLQGHSLADATKVVYVSVNFRLGVLGYLDFRALGHDCVATPALLDQILALEWVRENIANFGGNPNRVTIMGESAGGAAVVHLMCAPGARGLFHGAVAQSPPPASVHSRLQAAMWVRELVNRMGLPRTTTLADLREARAEELVRAGQSMLLNTRELVQLNTSFMPTVDGDTLTAHPIDIFEAGEQAAVPLIVGTNSDEASFAKAIYQTAKSRQRAARRALEAFDPDNAQAVLRAYGYAGERGDYADLIADAVFWAPTVILATAHRRMAQTWMYRFDYASVAMRMLGLGAMHTADLGAVFGEPNSTKASRWDVFGGTEGFVEVSRVMQYHWGQFFHTGAPGEQWPVYGFRSDDKPGRATAVFDNGMHVEWDPKASQRRAWESFDMREWGTHRQDLMDSAASLLGAAHPAWGDS, from the coding sequence ATGACTGCCGCCGAGCATCCAGTCGCAGACACCACCGCGGGCAAGGTCCGCGGCGTGGTGGATGAGCGCTCAGGTATGCGCACTTGGCGCGGGGTGCCGTTCGGCGCGTCGACCGCGAGCACCGGCCGGTTCCGCGCCCCGCAGCCAGCGCAGCGTTGGCAGGGGCTTTACGACGCTTCCAGTTTCGCCCCGCCCGCCATGCAAGGCACGTTCGGTTGGCGCGACATGGTCATCGGCACCGAGGACTGCCTGACTCTGGACATCGTGCGCCCGGACACCGACGAGGAGCTGCCCGTGGTGGTCTACTTCCACGGCGGCACCTTCGTCACCGGCGCAAGCCACGAAAAGGTACTGCAGGGGCATTCGCTTGCCGACGCCACCAAGGTCGTCTACGTCTCGGTCAACTTCCGCCTGGGCGTGCTGGGGTATTTGGACTTCCGCGCGCTCGGGCACGACTGCGTGGCCACGCCCGCGCTGCTGGATCAGATTTTGGCGTTGGAGTGGGTGCGCGAAAACATCGCCAACTTCGGCGGCAACCCGAACCGGGTGACCATCATGGGCGAATCCGCCGGCGGCGCGGCCGTGGTGCACCTGATGTGCGCGCCCGGCGCCCGGGGGCTGTTCCACGGCGCGGTGGCACAGTCGCCGCCGCCGGCGAGCGTGCACTCGCGGCTGCAGGCGGCGATGTGGGTGCGCGAACTGGTCAACCGGATGGGCTTGCCGCGCACCACCACGCTTGCAGACCTGCGCGAGGCGCGCGCCGAGGAACTTGTCCGTGCGGGGCAGTCGATGCTGCTCAACACCAGGGAGCTGGTGCAGCTCAACACCAGCTTTATGCCCACCGTGGACGGCGACACCCTCACCGCGCACCCCATCGACATCTTCGAGGCAGGCGAGCAGGCCGCCGTGCCGCTGATCGTGGGCACGAACTCGGACGAGGCCAGCTTTGCCAAGGCCATCTACCAAACCGCCAAGTCCCGCCAGCGTGCGGCGCGCCGGGCACTCGAGGCGTTCGACCCCGACAATGCCCAGGCGGTACTGCGCGCGTACGGGTACGCCGGCGAGCGTGGCGACTACGCCGACCTCATCGCTGACGCGGTGTTTTGGGCGCCCACCGTCATCCTGGCCACCGCGCATCGGCGCATGGCGCAAACGTGGATGTACCGCTTCGACTACGCGTCGGTGGCGATGCGCATGCTCGGCTTGGGAGCGATGCACACCGCGGATCTGGGTGCCGTGTTCGGCGAGCCGAACTCCACGAAGGCGTCGCGCTGGGACGTCTTCGGCGGCACAGAAGGCTTCGTCGAGGTCAGCCGGGTCATGCAGTACCACTGGGGACAGTTTTTCCACACCGGCGCGCCGGGCGAACAGTGGCCGGTCTACGGGTTCCGCTCCGACGACAAGCCGGGCCGGGCGACCGCCGTGTTCGACAACGGGATGCACGTGGAGTGGGACCCGAAGGCGTCGCAGCGCCGGGCTTGGGAGAGCTTTGACATGCGCGAGTGGGGCACGCACCGCCAGGACCTGATGGATTCGGCCGCCTCGCTGCTGGGTGCCGCACATCCGGCGTGGGGTGACAGCTAA
- a CDS encoding DJ-1/PfpI family protein, translating to MRTIAIYATETMADWEFAYLTTQIAEAEAAVPGRFRVAFVGERKAPVHSKGGMVITPSITLDDLEGKTDIAVFVVPGADTYFHGHEALIQAMVSMRGRGVPIAGICGGTVALARAGMLDEVQHTSNAVSFLAYTGYKGQARYCETEAVSDSGVVTASGLAPVDFTAEVLRVAEVFPESVIDAWVSMHQEKSEVAFLRHLESIKAWRDSQ from the coding sequence ATGAGGACAATTGCGATTTACGCGACAGAAACTATGGCTGACTGGGAATTTGCATATCTCACTACTCAAATTGCCGAGGCTGAGGCTGCCGTTCCCGGGCGATTTCGCGTTGCTTTTGTCGGCGAGAGAAAGGCCCCAGTGCATTCGAAAGGTGGGATGGTAATCACGCCTTCAATCACGCTTGATGACCTTGAGGGGAAAACGGACATCGCGGTGTTCGTTGTGCCGGGCGCAGACACGTACTTTCATGGCCACGAGGCGCTTATCCAAGCAATGGTGTCGATGCGAGGACGAGGGGTGCCTATCGCGGGAATCTGCGGTGGCACTGTCGCGCTTGCACGCGCAGGAATGCTCGACGAGGTGCAGCACACCTCAAACGCTGTGTCGTTTCTCGCATACACCGGCTATAAGGGGCAGGCACGCTACTGCGAAACGGAAGCGGTGTCAGATTCCGGCGTTGTCACTGCAAGTGGTTTGGCGCCTGTGGACTTCACTGCCGAGGTCTTGCGTGTCGCGGAAGTGTTTCCCGAGTCTGTGATCGACGCGTGGGTGTCCATGCACCAAGAGAAAAGCGAAGTTGCTTTCCTGCGCCACCTGGAATCCATCAAGGCGTGGAGGGATTCGCAGTAG
- a CDS encoding MFS transporter, which produces MSSGTEISSTPGRAIPRTIWVLVGAAFIIALGYGLIAPILPQFAGSFGVSMAAAGAVISIFSLARLLGAPGAGRLVDKLGSRPIYLTGLTIVAASTFFVAFAQAYWQILALRFVAGFGSTMFTLSAQALIVRVTHPSIRGRASALYASAFLVGNVVGPVLGAALSFLGFRAPFAIYGIAVAAAALAVGVLTQHKPGSAPLPPAKPKMQVRHVWRVPTYKALLAAGFTNGFVNLGARVSVLPLFAAAVFERGGAAAGFALTAFALGMAVTLQFSGRLADNLGRRPLVAAGLATSGVFAVLLGSATSFWPLVILSAAAGIGSGLMSPATQATLADIIGNERSGGTVLSTYQMTQDAGAILAPIVLGAVAQAAGFQAAFAVSGAVCAVALIIWLVAGKETKP; this is translated from the coding sequence ATGAGTAGCGGCACAGAGATCTCTAGCACTCCCGGACGTGCTATTCCGCGCACGATCTGGGTCCTTGTCGGGGCCGCGTTCATCATCGCCTTGGGCTACGGCCTGATCGCGCCGATCCTGCCGCAGTTCGCCGGCAGCTTCGGCGTGTCCATGGCGGCGGCGGGCGCAGTGATTTCGATCTTCTCGTTGGCCAGATTGCTGGGGGCGCCGGGGGCCGGAAGGCTCGTGGATAAGCTTGGCTCCCGCCCGATCTACCTCACGGGTCTGACCATCGTGGCCGCGTCCACCTTCTTCGTGGCGTTTGCGCAGGCCTATTGGCAGATCCTCGCGCTGCGGTTCGTCGCGGGCTTCGGCTCGACCATGTTCACGTTGTCTGCCCAGGCGCTGATCGTGCGGGTGACGCACCCGAGCATCCGCGGACGCGCGAGCGCGCTGTACGCCTCGGCGTTTCTGGTGGGCAACGTCGTCGGCCCGGTTCTCGGCGCGGCGCTGTCGTTTTTGGGCTTCCGCGCGCCGTTTGCCATCTATGGCATCGCGGTGGCGGCCGCGGCGCTGGCTGTCGGGGTGCTCACGCAGCACAAGCCCGGCTCCGCGCCGTTGCCGCCGGCGAAACCGAAGATGCAGGTGCGCCACGTGTGGCGCGTTCCCACCTACAAGGCGCTGTTGGCCGCGGGTTTCACCAACGGTTTTGTCAACCTCGGCGCGCGCGTGTCCGTGCTGCCGTTGTTCGCCGCGGCCGTGTTCGAGCGTGGGGGAGCGGCGGCCGGTTTCGCGCTCACGGCCTTCGCGCTCGGTATGGCTGTGACCCTGCAGTTTTCCGGTCGCCTCGCCGATAACCTGGGGCGCCGCCCGTTGGTTGCCGCGGGCCTGGCCACCTCCGGCGTGTTTGCCGTGTTGCTGGGTAGTGCGACCAGCTTCTGGCCGTTGGTGATCCTTTCGGCGGCAGCGGGTATCGGCTCCGGGTTGATGAGTCCCGCCACCCAGGCCACCTTGGCGGACATCATCGGCAACGAGCGCTCGGGCGGTACAGTGCTGTCCACGTATCAGATGACGCAGGACGCGGGCGCCATCCTGGCCCCGATTGTGCTTGGCGCGGTGGCTCAGGCCGCTGGCTTTCAGGCGGCGTTCGCCGTCAGCGGCGCGGTGTGTGCCGTCGCGTTGATTATCTGGCTTGTCGCTGGGAAGGAGACGAAACCGTGA
- a CDS encoding nucleoside hydrolase has protein sequence MRVILDCDPGIDDTYAIIFLTAAAQAGLIELDCLTTTSGNVPADQCAKNAAWILGLCGLPIISLAAGLPEPLEVELTTTPETHGETGLGYATAPERHVEHDWDTLWIDSIERGTDDLHLIVTGPATNLAAFAHTHPEHFAKLKHITVMGGAVNYPGNTTPSAEWNFWVDPHAAADVFAMTPTPITLCSLGVTEKMVLSPDALAEFVDKLGGSPLAEHLEAITRFYFEFHEDVGEGYQAQIHDLLTVLIALGHVEYSWKDATVDVEADSQLMRGTSVADLRGIWEREPNARLITGADIAMAWGWFTWACEVHAKVAAGDAEIVELRHLRADD, from the coding sequence GTGAGAGTGATTTTGGATTGCGATCCGGGCATCGACGACACGTACGCCATCATTTTTCTCACCGCTGCGGCCCAAGCGGGCCTCATCGAGCTCGATTGCTTGACGACGACCTCCGGTAACGTCCCCGCCGATCAATGCGCCAAAAACGCCGCATGGATCCTGGGGCTGTGCGGCCTGCCCATCATCTCCTTAGCCGCCGGCCTGCCCGAACCGCTCGAGGTGGAGCTGACCACCACCCCGGAAACGCACGGGGAGACGGGCCTGGGCTACGCCACTGCGCCCGAGCGCCACGTGGAGCACGACTGGGACACACTGTGGATCGACTCCATCGAGCGTGGCACCGACGACCTGCACCTGATCGTAACCGGGCCCGCCACCAACCTGGCCGCCTTCGCGCACACCCACCCGGAGCACTTTGCCAAGCTCAAGCACATCACCGTGATGGGCGGGGCAGTGAACTACCCGGGCAACACCACCCCCAGCGCGGAGTGGAACTTCTGGGTGGACCCCCACGCCGCCGCGGATGTGTTCGCCATGACACCGACCCCGATCACGCTGTGCTCGCTCGGCGTGACCGAGAAGATGGTGCTTTCTCCGGATGCGTTGGCGGAGTTCGTCGATAAGCTTGGCGGCTCCCCGCTCGCCGAACACCTGGAGGCGATCACCCGCTTCTACTTCGAATTCCACGAGGACGTAGGCGAGGGCTACCAGGCCCAGATCCACGACTTGCTCACCGTGCTGATCGCGCTGGGGCACGTGGAATACTCGTGGAAGGACGCGACCGTCGACGTGGAGGCGGACTCGCAGCTTATGCGTGGCACGTCCGTGGCGGACCTGCGCGGGATTTGGGAGCGCGAGCCCAACGCGCGCCTAATCACCGGGGCTGACATCGCGATGGCCTGGGGCTGGTTCACGTGGGCCTGCGAGGTGCACGCCAAGGTCGCCGCCGGCGACGCCGAGATTGTGGAGCTGCGCCACCTGCGCGCGGATGACTAG
- a CDS encoding ECF transporter S component, translating to MSHTVSTQAAPTENTAQKAEWTPARRALVIAGAVLIAATWLYFVLVHPADWDQVTGSGPGIALLAGYGIGTALLLAAVIPVLPARTLGLIPIAIIINSVVGEIVGSIGLPLYLDSMGTVLVAALAGPVAGMATGALNNVVWGLLNPAALPFAAGAALVGWLAGVFIHRFNAFRHLFTVIGFGIVLGIVGGMVAAPVAAYVYGGTAGVGTGALVSLFREMGGSLIASVTTQAFISDPVDKVIVLLVSYFTVKALPKRTVAAFAPQAK from the coding sequence ATGTCACACACCGTTTCCACTCAGGCCGCGCCCACGGAGAACACCGCGCAGAAGGCCGAATGGACCCCCGCCCGCCGCGCGCTCGTCATCGCAGGCGCCGTCCTCATCGCCGCCACCTGGCTGTACTTCGTTCTGGTTCACCCGGCGGACTGGGACCAGGTCACCGGCTCCGGCCCGGGCATCGCGCTGCTCGCCGGCTATGGCATCGGCACCGCGCTGCTGCTCGCAGCCGTGATTCCGGTGCTGCCCGCGCGCACGCTGGGGCTGATCCCGATCGCGATCATCATCAACTCCGTCGTCGGCGAGATCGTCGGCTCCATCGGCCTGCCGCTGTACCTGGACTCCATGGGCACCGTGCTGGTCGCGGCGCTCGCCGGCCCGGTTGCAGGCATGGCCACCGGCGCGCTGAACAACGTCGTGTGGGGCCTGCTCAACCCGGCAGCGCTGCCGTTCGCGGCCGGCGCGGCGCTTGTCGGCTGGCTCGCAGGCGTGTTCATCCACCGCTTCAACGCGTTCCGCCACCTCTTTACCGTGATCGGCTTCGGCATCGTGTTGGGCATTGTCGGCGGCATGGTCGCAGCCCCCGTCGCCGCCTACGTCTACGGCGGCACCGCTGGCGTGGGCACCGGTGCGCTGGTCAGCCTGTTCCGCGAGATGGGCGGCTCGCTCATCGCCTCTGTGACCACCCAGGCGTTCATCTCGGACCCGGTGGACAAGGTCATTGTCTTGCTCGTTTCCTACTTCACGGTCAAGGCGTTGCCGAAGCGCACCGTCGCCGCCTTCGCCCCGCAGGCCAAGTAG
- a CDS encoding energy-coupling factor transporter transmembrane component T family protein produces MPRTQSRLNPLTALAIGASGWILALGLNTPRASLAVIAVALFAGTWRTRNPSVAAATAILAAPVAASMVLIHAPYGEHRIAPLLTSDGLADAAHLTARFTALVACLLAAVAWTRTPDLAKALQSTKGGNRIGYIAGTTMQLGPQGANRARITRDANRLKKRPITTKTVVPHLIMPVLTELLTQAGARGQALETAGYDLTGPRTVLRPVHDSTLQRAARILVPLTCVAVVLWI; encoded by the coding sequence GTGCCCCGAACCCAGTCCCGCCTGAACCCGCTGACCGCCTTGGCCATCGGGGCGTCGGGCTGGATCCTTGCGCTGGGGCTGAACACTCCTCGGGCCTCGCTCGCTGTCATCGCCGTAGCACTTTTCGCGGGCACGTGGCGCACCCGCAACCCGTCCGTCGCGGCGGCCACCGCAATCCTCGCCGCGCCCGTCGCCGCGTCGATGGTGCTCATCCACGCCCCCTACGGCGAGCACCGCATCGCTCCACTGCTCACCTCCGACGGGCTCGCCGACGCCGCTCACCTCACCGCCCGCTTCACCGCGCTCGTCGCGTGCCTGCTCGCCGCCGTGGCCTGGACGCGAACCCCGGATCTGGCCAAGGCCCTGCAGAGCACAAAAGGCGGCAACCGCATTGGCTACATCGCCGGCACCACGATGCAGCTCGGCCCCCAGGGCGCCAACCGGGCGCGCATCACCCGCGACGCCAACCGCCTCAAAAAGCGCCCAATCACAACCAAAACGGTCGTCCCGCACCTAATCATGCCCGTGCTCACGGAGCTGCTCACCCAGGCCGGCGCCCGCGGCCAGGCGCTGGAAACTGCAGGCTACGACCTCACCGGCCCCCGCACCGTCCTGCGCCCGGTGCACGACAGCACCCTCCAGCGCGCCGCCCGCATCCTTGTCCCGCTGACCTGCGTGGCGGTGGTCCTATGGATCTAA
- a CDS encoding ATP-binding cassette domain-containing protein, with protein sequence MDLTPLTQALDRHRAVEVIGNSGAGLTTLAAQAHNEWAGAAVVQQDATAHVSYLRDTVIEEVALGLEQRGTLILEMQRRCERILSAAGLTELAERHPAQLSGGQTRRLAIAAVAVLEPELLLLDDPFAGLDPTSATHIIRLLEALPSRIVVLGNRPRLNTAKLSLIDGILSPTSLPTHEPSLPPRVEPTGNPIDLGEITATRGGKPRKWWQFRATGQPAFTAGPVHLTVRPGQALWLHGDNGAGKTTLLRAMAGLDGNPGLSLGVSLALQRAADQLAESTVGEFVGDPVAVAALGLDPEAHPLDLPAAHLRLAQLAQVFVQNRPLVLLDEPDVGLDAPSRDRAHALIADGLRSGQAVIFTCHDESFAAEVREYAAVDKLVLPRSTD encoded by the coding sequence ATGGATCTAACCCCGCTGACCCAAGCACTCGACCGGCACCGCGCCGTCGAGGTCATCGGCAATTCGGGCGCGGGCCTGACCACACTCGCCGCCCAGGCGCACAACGAGTGGGCGGGCGCGGCCGTGGTCCAGCAGGACGCCACCGCGCACGTGTCCTACCTGCGCGACACGGTCATCGAGGAAGTCGCGCTCGGCCTGGAGCAGCGCGGCACACTCATCCTGGAGATGCAGCGCCGCTGCGAGCGCATCCTCAGCGCCGCGGGCCTGACCGAGCTCGCCGAGCGCCACCCCGCACAACTCTCCGGCGGCCAAACACGCCGTCTTGCTATCGCGGCGGTCGCGGTCCTCGAGCCGGAGCTTTTGCTTCTCGATGACCCCTTCGCCGGCCTCGACCCCACCTCCGCCACCCACATCATCCGCCTACTCGAAGCCTTGCCGTCGCGCATCGTGGTCCTCGGCAACCGCCCCCGCCTCAACACAGCCAAGCTCTCGCTTATCGACGGCATCCTGTCTCCCACATCTCTTCCCACCCACGAGCCCAGCTTGCCCCCACGCGTGGAGCCCACCGGTAATCCGATCGACCTCGGCGAGATCACCGCCACCCGCGGCGGAAAACCCCGCAAGTGGTGGCAGTTCCGTGCCACCGGGCAGCCCGCCTTCACCGCCGGTCCTGTCCATCTGACCGTGCGCCCGGGCCAGGCGCTGTGGCTGCACGGCGACAACGGCGCCGGCAAGACCACGCTGCTGCGCGCGATGGCCGGCCTCGACGGCAACCCGGGGCTGTCTCTCGGCGTCTCACTCGCGCTGCAGCGCGCCGCAGACCAGCTCGCCGAATCCACGGTGGGGGAGTTCGTCGGCGACCCGGTCGCCGTCGCTGCACTCGGCCTCGACCCGGAAGCCCACCCGCTCGACTTGCCTGCCGCGCACCTGCGTCTGGCTCAGCTCGCCCAGGTCTTCGTCCAGAATCGTCCGCTCGTGCTTCTCGACGAACCCGACGTCGGCCTCGACGCCCCCTCCCGCGACCGCGCCCACGCCCTCATCGCCGACGGCCTCCGATCCGGCCAGGCCGTGATCTTCACCTGCCACGACGAGAGCTTCGCCGCGGAGGTAAGGGAGTACGCGGCGGTGGACAAGCTTGTTCTCCCGAGAAGCACGGACTAA
- a CDS encoding DUF3427 domain-containing protein yields the protein MTVEDSSFPLGVYELPVTRRVLERLEVTQAQNELIHAARETTDSAHRDRYADAISQLISEHLTQKLMRTDSPAERIELINALAELIDPDDVIDSEELLHAVFEASLAEPPKFSPTPLTGASLLTNARTDLSMSAEIKREILTADSVDLLCAFIKNTGIAVIGKQLEYLREHGIPLRVITSTYCGASQVQAIDRLVNEYGAEVKIGYESGSTRLHAKAWLFRRNSGFDTAYIGSSNLSNSALIDGVEWNVRASRTTTPAVLDKFEAVFDTYWNDPHYATYTPSEDQERLIEALSRERSGGGRDVRIELSGLDVEPRPYQQAMLEALQAERELHNRHRNLIIAATGTGKTVVAALDYKGLAEQSQNKPPLLFVAHQRELLKQAMRTYREVLRDPNFGELFDGLNTPRTGTHIFATVQTLHKHLDEFATDHFHVVVIDEFHHAEASTYKKVLDYLAPKELLGLTATPERGDGVNVQRFFDYRVAYELRLWDALQLGLVAPMHYYGINDETDLSGLKWSRSSRAYDQKSLSEFYVHQGDSRVKLVLNELQKRVFDLSELKALGFCVSIDHAQFMADRFSHFGIQAEAVTSKTTPADRDRAIQRLRTGELKVLFTVDLFNEGVDIPELNTLLLLRPTESPIIFLQQLGRGLRKLPGKVCTVFDFIGEQHEDFNFERRYGALTGKRGKRLADAAEEGFPSLPGGTHIELDRVTQERVLRNVKRVSRNSIVKIRSLVQQEATTDLSEFLFNTGLILEDLYRNKTDGGWTRLLRSQDLIPKPASPSEFEDFLLGRVRSLLHVNDPVRVDRYLAILDANGQCYHEMSTADQTFTQMLVTLIWANQSGTQPPSTYDEALKDLRSCPSFISELHQVFSYRLDQSRVTPVRISGPGEEVLFTHADYSTAELTAALRSAPLQKLLHLPREGVYYVKEAGVDLFFVTLVKKESDFSESTRYADYPISRELFQWESQSTTKLSSKDGQRYIHHEENGHSIYLCVRNTRVNAAGVASAFTLLGDVTHVRHSGEKPIRFEWRLNRPMPAQLYELGRAAI from the coding sequence ATGACTGTTGAAGATTCCTCCTTCCCGTTAGGTGTTTACGAACTCCCTGTCACCAGACGCGTGCTCGAGCGCCTGGAAGTCACGCAGGCACAAAATGAACTCATCCACGCCGCTCGCGAAACTACGGATTCTGCTCACCGAGATCGCTACGCAGATGCCATCTCACAACTGATCAGCGAGCACCTGACTCAGAAGCTCATGCGGACGGACTCGCCTGCTGAGCGTATTGAACTTATCAACGCCCTTGCCGAACTCATCGACCCAGATGACGTGATTGATTCGGAAGAGCTCCTCCATGCCGTATTCGAAGCTTCGCTTGCGGAACCACCGAAGTTCTCCCCCACGCCGCTCACTGGCGCCTCACTCTTGACCAACGCAAGGACCGATCTCAGCATGTCTGCGGAGATCAAGAGAGAAATCCTTACAGCCGACAGCGTCGACCTTCTCTGCGCTTTCATCAAGAACACTGGCATTGCTGTCATTGGTAAGCAGCTCGAATACCTACGCGAGCACGGAATCCCGCTTCGCGTGATCACGTCCACGTATTGTGGCGCCTCTCAGGTCCAAGCGATCGACAGGCTGGTCAACGAGTACGGCGCTGAGGTGAAGATCGGATACGAATCTGGAAGTACCCGGCTCCATGCTAAAGCCTGGTTGTTCCGCCGCAATTCCGGCTTCGACACTGCTTACATTGGCAGCTCAAACCTCTCAAACTCAGCGCTGATTGACGGCGTCGAATGGAACGTTCGCGCATCAAGGACGACGACGCCCGCGGTCCTGGACAAGTTCGAAGCCGTCTTTGACACGTATTGGAACGATCCTCACTACGCCACCTACACTCCATCCGAAGACCAAGAACGACTCATCGAGGCTCTCTCGCGCGAGCGATCTGGGGGAGGTCGCGACGTCCGGATTGAACTTTCCGGCCTTGACGTCGAGCCGCGGCCATATCAGCAAGCGATGCTTGAAGCGTTGCAGGCAGAGCGCGAACTACATAACCGCCACCGCAACCTCATCATCGCGGCAACCGGGACTGGTAAGACCGTGGTCGCTGCGCTCGATTACAAAGGTTTAGCCGAGCAGTCCCAGAACAAACCACCACTGCTCTTTGTGGCACACCAGCGTGAGCTACTGAAACAAGCGATGCGTACATACCGAGAGGTACTACGGGATCCCAATTTCGGTGAGCTTTTTGATGGCTTGAACACGCCACGCACGGGTACGCACATCTTCGCCACCGTTCAAACACTGCATAAGCATCTCGATGAGTTTGCAACTGATCACTTCCATGTCGTTGTCATCGACGAGTTTCACCACGCGGAAGCATCTACCTACAAAAAGGTGCTTGATTATCTCGCCCCGAAGGAACTTCTGGGGTTAACCGCAACACCAGAACGCGGCGACGGCGTCAACGTTCAACGCTTCTTCGACTATCGAGTCGCATACGAACTGCGACTGTGGGACGCGCTTCAGCTCGGCCTTGTAGCCCCAATGCACTACTACGGAATCAACGACGAGACCGATCTTTCCGGATTGAAATGGTCCCGTTCGAGCCGAGCCTACGACCAGAAGTCATTGTCCGAGTTCTACGTGCACCAAGGCGACTCGCGCGTCAAACTTGTCCTCAATGAGCTTCAAAAGCGAGTCTTTGATCTTTCGGAGCTCAAAGCGCTTGGCTTCTGTGTCAGCATTGACCATGCCCAATTCATGGCTGACCGGTTTAGCCACTTTGGCATTCAAGCTGAGGCTGTCACCTCCAAAACAACCCCAGCTGATCGCGACCGAGCAATCCAGCGGCTGCGCACCGGTGAGCTCAAAGTGCTATTCACCGTTGACCTGTTCAATGAAGGCGTTGACATCCCCGAGCTCAACACGCTCCTGCTACTGCGCCCCACGGAAAGCCCAATAATTTTCTTGCAACAGCTTGGTCGAGGCCTGCGCAAATTGCCCGGAAAAGTCTGTACCGTGTTCGACTTCATCGGAGAACAGCACGAGGACTTCAATTTCGAGCGTCGCTACGGTGCCTTAACCGGCAAACGCGGGAAACGTCTTGCCGACGCCGCCGAGGAGGGTTTTCCTTCGCTCCCTGGCGGTACTCACATTGAGCTGGATCGTGTGACCCAGGAGCGAGTGCTACGCAACGTTAAGAGAGTCTCTCGTAATTCGATCGTGAAAATCCGATCTCTAGTGCAACAAGAGGCGACCACCGATCTCTCCGAGTTCCTCTTTAATACCGGTCTGATATTGGAAGATCTCTACCGCAATAAAACTGATGGTGGATGGACTCGCCTCCTGCGGAGTCAGGATCTTATTCCGAAGCCTGCGTCCCCTTCTGAGTTCGAGGATTTCCTCCTTGGACGCGTTCGCTCCCTACTGCACGTGAATGATCCCGTACGCGTAGACCGCTACCTTGCGATTCTCGATGCCAACGGGCAGTGCTATCACGAAATGTCGACAGCTGACCAAACCTTCACGCAAATGTTGGTCACCCTGATCTGGGCGAATCAGAGTGGAACCCAACCCCCGTCAACATACGACGAGGCTCTCAAGGATTTACGTAGTTGTCCCAGCTTCATTTCCGAGTTGCACCAGGTATTTTCCTACCGGTTGGACCAATCCCGAGTGACCCCAGTTCGTATTTCGGGCCCCGGCGAAGAGGTTTTGTTTACTCACGCCGACTATTCCACAGCCGAGCTCACAGCGGCGCTGCGATCTGCCCCGTTACAAAAGCTTCTTCATCTGCCCCGAGAGGGGGTTTACTACGTTAAGGAAGCGGGCGTCGATTTGTTCTTCGTCACGCTTGTGAAGAAGGAGTCCGACTTTTCCGAATCAACCCGGTACGCCGATTACCCAATCTCACGCGAGTTGTTCCAGTGGGAATCTCAATCCACCACAAAGCTCTCGTCGAAAGACGGGCAGCGCTACATCCACCATGAAGAAAACGGCCACTCAATCTATCTCTGCGTGAGAAACACCAGAGTGAACGCCGCCGGTGTGGCATCGGCATTCACTCTTCTCGGGGACGTCACCCATGTTCGCCACTCTGGGGAAAAGCCCATTCGGTTTGAGTGGCGACTGAACCGTCCGATGCCAGCACAACTCTACGAACTGGGACGCGCGGCGATCTAG
- a CDS encoding (deoxy)nucleoside triphosphate pyrophosphohydrolase, translated as MLKRIKVVGAVLVHDGRVFAAKRGPGKSMAGYWEFPGGKVETDETPEEALARELREELKIDVTVGEFIVTATHEAGTAVIELSTYLCTIIEGVPVLTEHEEFRWLPVSELSDVEWAPADIPTVELLRERFA; from the coding sequence ATGCTGAAACGGATTAAGGTCGTCGGGGCTGTTCTCGTGCACGACGGCAGGGTGTTCGCTGCCAAGCGCGGCCCGGGCAAGTCGATGGCGGGCTACTGGGAATTCCCGGGTGGAAAGGTCGAGACAGATGAGACGCCCGAAGAAGCCCTCGCTCGTGAACTCCGCGAAGAGTTGAAGATCGACGTCACTGTGGGTGAGTTCATCGTGACGGCAACCCACGAAGCGGGCACCGCAGTCATTGAGCTTTCGACCTACCTTTGCACGATCATCGAAGGCGTTCCGGTACTCACCGAACACGAAGAATTCCGTTGGCTACCGGTTTCCGAGTTGTCTGATGTCGAATGGGCCCCAGCAGATATCCCCACCGTCGAGCTTTTACGAGAAAGATTCGCGTAA